In Nicotiana tabacum cultivar K326 chromosome 21, ASM71507v2, whole genome shotgun sequence, one DNA window encodes the following:
- the LOC107802530 gene encoding uncharacterized protein LOC107802530 isoform X1 codes for MSSGDWMCAACQHINFKKRDACQRCSCPKYATSADVAMYGLNKTEVLAGDWYCSAMNCGSHNYASRTNCYRCGALKSDYYGIGAGMMASTGYGYDASSVPGWKSGDWICSRLGCGVHNYASRAECYKCKTPKDFGNDHRQSELRDSNSYY; via the exons ATGAGCAGTGGAGATTGGATGTGTGCTGCATGCCAACACATAAATTTCAAGAAAAGGGATGCATGCCAACGATGCAGCTGCCCAAAATATGCAACGTCGGCTGATGTTGCCATGTATGGACTAAACAAAACAGAAGTCTTAGCTGGAGATTGGTATTGCAGTGCTATGAACTGCGGTTCTCACAACTATGCAAGCAGAACAAACTGCTATAGATGTGGTGCCTTAAAAAGTGATTATTATGGTATCGGGGCAGGAATGATGGCATCAACAGGTTATGGATATGATGCAAGTTCTGTTCCTGGATGGAAGAGTGGTGATTGGATTTGCAGCAG ATTAGGATGTGGTGTGCACAACTATGCTAGCAGAGCAGAATGTTATAAGTGCAAGACACCTAAGGATTTTG GAAATGATCATAGACAAAGTGAATTAAGGGACTCAAATAGTTACTACTGA
- the LOC107802530 gene encoding uncharacterized protein LOC107802530 isoform X2, whose product MSSGDWMCAACQHINFKKRDACQRCSCPKYATSADVAMYGLNKTEVLAGDWYCSAMNCGSHNYASRTNCYRCGALKSDYYGIGAGMMASTGYGYDASSVPGWKSGDWICSRLGCGVHNYASRAECYKCKTPKDFGETSSM is encoded by the exons ATGAGCAGTGGAGATTGGATGTGTGCTGCATGCCAACACATAAATTTCAAGAAAAGGGATGCATGCCAACGATGCAGCTGCCCAAAATATGCAACGTCGGCTGATGTTGCCATGTATGGACTAAACAAAACAGAAGTCTTAGCTGGAGATTGGTATTGCAGTGCTATGAACTGCGGTTCTCACAACTATGCAAGCAGAACAAACTGCTATAGATGTGGTGCCTTAAAAAGTGATTATTATGGTATCGGGGCAGGAATGATGGCATCAACAGGTTATGGATATGATGCAAGTTCTGTTCCTGGATGGAAGAGTGGTGATTGGATTTGCAGCAG ATTAGGATGTGGTGTGCACAACTATGCTAGCAGAGCAGAATGTTATAAGTGCAAGACACCTAAGGATTTTGGTGAGACATCTTCCATGTGA